In a genomic window of Chrysemys picta bellii isolate R12L10 chromosome 1, ASM1138683v2, whole genome shotgun sequence:
- the LOC101950448 gene encoding arylsulfatase D-like isoform X1 — protein MGVGQQCSATCTKGSHSETFPLSRRCVGPDPLEHGQSFVFFVPSAQAPRSYVTALLTLCIFPKTCEMSVAVDSKPNILLIMADDLGIGDIGCYGNNTIRTPNIDRLAKEGVKLTQHIAAAPLCTPSRAAFLTGRYPIRSGMASSNEYRALQWNAGSGGLPVNETTFAKVLRQQGYTTGLIGKWHQGMNCEALSDHCHHPSNHGFDYFYGMPFTLLNNCQKNKPPELDAALQAKLWLYTQIIALAVLTVTIGKLTGLISASWKIVACFALAVSLFFTSWYSSYGFVRYWNCILMRNYDITEQPMKLERTAALVLKEAVSFIERNKHGPFLLFVSFLHVHTPLFTTEKFLGKSRHGLYGDNVEEMDWLVGKILDAIDKEDLKNNTFTYFASDHGGQLEAQEGKTQLGGWNGIYKGGKGMGGWEGGIRVPGILRWPGVFPADTVIDEPTSLMDIYPTVAHLGGGIVPQDRVVDGRNLMPLLQGKVQQSEHEFMFHYCGSYLHAVRWHQKDNGALWKAHYVTPIFHPEGAGACYGRGICPCFGEGVTHHDPPLLFDLSRDPSEAKPLSPHTEPLFDTVISRIARTVQEHRQTLTPVPQQLSLYNIIWKPWLQPCCGTFPFCWCDKEGDSAHPAL, from the exons ATGGGGGTCGGCCAGCAGTGTTCTGCCACTTGTACCAAAGGGTCGCATTCGGAGACCTTTCCTTTGTCCAGAAGGTGTGTAGGTCCAGATCCTCTGGAACATGGTCAGAGCTTTGTATTCTTTGTGCCCTCTGCACAGGCTCCCAG GAGCTACGTGACTGCTCTGCTGACATTATGCATATTTCCAAAGACATGTGAAATGAGTGTGGCTGTGGATTCTAAACCCAATATTTTACTGATAATGGCAGATGATCTTGGGATTGGAGACATAGGTTGCTATGGAAACAATACCATAAG GACCCCTAATATTGACCGGCTGGCCAAGGAAGGGGTGAAACTTACTCAGCACATTGCTGCAGCTCCACTTTGTACCCCAAGCAGAGCTGCTTTCCTGACTGGCAGATACCCCATCAGATCAG GCATGGCTTCCAGTAATGAGTATCGTGCCCTGCAGTGGAATGCTGGGTCAGGAGGACTTCCTGTAAATGAAACCACTTTTGCCAAGGTGCTGCGTCAGCAGGGTTACACCACGGGACTTATAG GGAAGTGGCATCAGGGTATGAACTGTGAAGCTCTCAGTGATCACTGCCACCACCCTTCAAACCAtggttttgattatttttatggCATGCCTTTTACTCTTCTAAACAACTGTCAGAAAAACAAACCTCCCGAGTTGGATGCAGCCCTTCAAGCCAAACTCTGGCTTTACACTCAAATAATTGCCCTTGCTGTGCTCACAGTTACCATTGGAAAGCTTACTGGCTTGATCTCCGCCAGCTGGAAAATAGTTGCCTGCTTTGCCTTAGCTGTCTCACTTTTTTTCACTTCCTGGTACTCCAGTTATGGATTTGTGCGATATTGGAACTGTATCCTGATGAGGAACTATGACATTACTGAACAACCAATGAAGTTGGAAAGGACGGCTGCCCTCGTGCTTAAAGAAGCAGTTTCATTTATTGAAAG aAACAAGCATGGACCATTCCTCCTCTTCGTTTCCTTTTTACATGTTCACACACCCCTTTTCACCACGGAGAAATTTCTTGGGAAGAGCAGACACGGTTTATATGGAGACAATGTAGAAGAAATGGATTGGTTGGTGG GCAAAATTCTTGATGCTATTGACAAGGAAGATTTGAAAAACAACACATTCACATATTTTGCCTCTGACCATGGAGGACAATTGGAGGCTCAAGAAGGAAAAACTCAGCTAGGTGGCTGGAATGGCATATATAAAG GTGGAAAAGGCAtgggaggctgggaaggaggcatCCGTGTGCCAGGGATACTTAGGTGGCCAGGAGTCTTTCCTGCTGACACAGTTATTGATGAACCTACAAGCCTTATGGACATTTATCCCACAGTGGCTCACCTGGGTGGAGGGATTGTgccccaggacag GGTAGTTGATGGCCGGAACCTGATGCCTTTACTACAAGGAAAAGTTCAACAGTCAGAGCACGAGTTCATGTTTCACTACTGTGGGTCATACTTACACGCGGTGCGATGGCACCAAAAGGACA atggtgcacTGTGGAAGGCTCATTATGTGACCCCAATATTCCATCCAGAGGGTGCTGGAGCGTGTTATGGAAGAGGAATTTGCCCATGTTTTGGGGAAGGCGTAACCCATCATGACCCCCCTTTACTCTTTGATCTCTCAAGAGACCCGTCTGAGGCCAAACCTCTATCACCTCACACTGAGCCCCTGTTTGACACAGTAATAAGCAGAATAGCAAGAACTGTTCAGGAACATCGCCAGACGCTGACTCCAGTCCCACAGCAGCTCTCTTTGTATAACATTATAtggaagccctggctgcagccgtgCTGTGGGACATTCCCGTTTTGCTGGTGTGATAAAGAAGGTGACAGTGCCCACCCTGCTCTGTAA
- the LOC101950448 gene encoding arylsulfatase D-like isoform X2 — MGVGQQCSATCTKGSHSETFPLSRRSYVTALLTLCIFPKTCEMSVAVDSKPNILLIMADDLGIGDIGCYGNNTIRTPNIDRLAKEGVKLTQHIAAAPLCTPSRAAFLTGRYPIRSGMASSNEYRALQWNAGSGGLPVNETTFAKVLRQQGYTTGLIGKWHQGMNCEALSDHCHHPSNHGFDYFYGMPFTLLNNCQKNKPPELDAALQAKLWLYTQIIALAVLTVTIGKLTGLISASWKIVACFALAVSLFFTSWYSSYGFVRYWNCILMRNYDITEQPMKLERTAALVLKEAVSFIERNKHGPFLLFVSFLHVHTPLFTTEKFLGKSRHGLYGDNVEEMDWLVGKILDAIDKEDLKNNTFTYFASDHGGQLEAQEGKTQLGGWNGIYKGGKGMGGWEGGIRVPGILRWPGVFPADTVIDEPTSLMDIYPTVAHLGGGIVPQDRVVDGRNLMPLLQGKVQQSEHEFMFHYCGSYLHAVRWHQKDNGALWKAHYVTPIFHPEGAGACYGRGICPCFGEGVTHHDPPLLFDLSRDPSEAKPLSPHTEPLFDTVISRIARTVQEHRQTLTPVPQQLSLYNIIWKPWLQPCCGTFPFCWCDKEGDSAHPAL; from the exons ATGGGGGTCGGCCAGCAGTGTTCTGCCACTTGTACCAAAGGGTCGCATTCGGAGACCTTTCCTTTGTCCAGAAG GAGCTACGTGACTGCTCTGCTGACATTATGCATATTTCCAAAGACATGTGAAATGAGTGTGGCTGTGGATTCTAAACCCAATATTTTACTGATAATGGCAGATGATCTTGGGATTGGAGACATAGGTTGCTATGGAAACAATACCATAAG GACCCCTAATATTGACCGGCTGGCCAAGGAAGGGGTGAAACTTACTCAGCACATTGCTGCAGCTCCACTTTGTACCCCAAGCAGAGCTGCTTTCCTGACTGGCAGATACCCCATCAGATCAG GCATGGCTTCCAGTAATGAGTATCGTGCCCTGCAGTGGAATGCTGGGTCAGGAGGACTTCCTGTAAATGAAACCACTTTTGCCAAGGTGCTGCGTCAGCAGGGTTACACCACGGGACTTATAG GGAAGTGGCATCAGGGTATGAACTGTGAAGCTCTCAGTGATCACTGCCACCACCCTTCAAACCAtggttttgattatttttatggCATGCCTTTTACTCTTCTAAACAACTGTCAGAAAAACAAACCTCCCGAGTTGGATGCAGCCCTTCAAGCCAAACTCTGGCTTTACACTCAAATAATTGCCCTTGCTGTGCTCACAGTTACCATTGGAAAGCTTACTGGCTTGATCTCCGCCAGCTGGAAAATAGTTGCCTGCTTTGCCTTAGCTGTCTCACTTTTTTTCACTTCCTGGTACTCCAGTTATGGATTTGTGCGATATTGGAACTGTATCCTGATGAGGAACTATGACATTACTGAACAACCAATGAAGTTGGAAAGGACGGCTGCCCTCGTGCTTAAAGAAGCAGTTTCATTTATTGAAAG aAACAAGCATGGACCATTCCTCCTCTTCGTTTCCTTTTTACATGTTCACACACCCCTTTTCACCACGGAGAAATTTCTTGGGAAGAGCAGACACGGTTTATATGGAGACAATGTAGAAGAAATGGATTGGTTGGTGG GCAAAATTCTTGATGCTATTGACAAGGAAGATTTGAAAAACAACACATTCACATATTTTGCCTCTGACCATGGAGGACAATTGGAGGCTCAAGAAGGAAAAACTCAGCTAGGTGGCTGGAATGGCATATATAAAG GTGGAAAAGGCAtgggaggctgggaaggaggcatCCGTGTGCCAGGGATACTTAGGTGGCCAGGAGTCTTTCCTGCTGACACAGTTATTGATGAACCTACAAGCCTTATGGACATTTATCCCACAGTGGCTCACCTGGGTGGAGGGATTGTgccccaggacag GGTAGTTGATGGCCGGAACCTGATGCCTTTACTACAAGGAAAAGTTCAACAGTCAGAGCACGAGTTCATGTTTCACTACTGTGGGTCATACTTACACGCGGTGCGATGGCACCAAAAGGACA atggtgcacTGTGGAAGGCTCATTATGTGACCCCAATATTCCATCCAGAGGGTGCTGGAGCGTGTTATGGAAGAGGAATTTGCCCATGTTTTGGGGAAGGCGTAACCCATCATGACCCCCCTTTACTCTTTGATCTCTCAAGAGACCCGTCTGAGGCCAAACCTCTATCACCTCACACTGAGCCCCTGTTTGACACAGTAATAAGCAGAATAGCAAGAACTGTTCAGGAACATCGCCAGACGCTGACTCCAGTCCCACAGCAGCTCTCTTTGTATAACATTATAtggaagccctggctgcagccgtgCTGTGGGACATTCCCGTTTTGCTGGTGTGATAAAGAAGGTGACAGTGCCCACCCTGCTCTGTAA
- the LOC101950448 gene encoding arylsulfatase D-like isoform X3 has translation MASSNEYRALQWNAGSGGLPVNETTFAKVLRQQGYTTGLIGKWHQGMNCEALSDHCHHPSNHGFDYFYGMPFTLLNNCQKNKPPELDAALQAKLWLYTQIIALAVLTVTIGKLTGLISASWKIVACFALAVSLFFTSWYSSYGFVRYWNCILMRNYDITEQPMKLERTAALVLKEAVSFIERNKHGPFLLFVSFLHVHTPLFTTEKFLGKSRHGLYGDNVEEMDWLVGKILDAIDKEDLKNNTFTYFASDHGGQLEAQEGKTQLGGWNGIYKGGKGMGGWEGGIRVPGILRWPGVFPADTVIDEPTSLMDIYPTVAHLGGGIVPQDRVVDGRNLMPLLQGKVQQSEHEFMFHYCGSYLHAVRWHQKDNGALWKAHYVTPIFHPEGAGACYGRGICPCFGEGVTHHDPPLLFDLSRDPSEAKPLSPHTEPLFDTVISRIARTVQEHRQTLTPVPQQLSLYNIIWKPWLQPCCGTFPFCWCDKEGDSAHPAL, from the exons ATGGCTTCCAGTAATGAGTATCGTGCCCTGCAGTGGAATGCTGGGTCAGGAGGACTTCCTGTAAATGAAACCACTTTTGCCAAGGTGCTGCGTCAGCAGGGTTACACCACGGGACTTATAG GGAAGTGGCATCAGGGTATGAACTGTGAAGCTCTCAGTGATCACTGCCACCACCCTTCAAACCAtggttttgattatttttatggCATGCCTTTTACTCTTCTAAACAACTGTCAGAAAAACAAACCTCCCGAGTTGGATGCAGCCCTTCAAGCCAAACTCTGGCTTTACACTCAAATAATTGCCCTTGCTGTGCTCACAGTTACCATTGGAAAGCTTACTGGCTTGATCTCCGCCAGCTGGAAAATAGTTGCCTGCTTTGCCTTAGCTGTCTCACTTTTTTTCACTTCCTGGTACTCCAGTTATGGATTTGTGCGATATTGGAACTGTATCCTGATGAGGAACTATGACATTACTGAACAACCAATGAAGTTGGAAAGGACGGCTGCCCTCGTGCTTAAAGAAGCAGTTTCATTTATTGAAAG aAACAAGCATGGACCATTCCTCCTCTTCGTTTCCTTTTTACATGTTCACACACCCCTTTTCACCACGGAGAAATTTCTTGGGAAGAGCAGACACGGTTTATATGGAGACAATGTAGAAGAAATGGATTGGTTGGTGG GCAAAATTCTTGATGCTATTGACAAGGAAGATTTGAAAAACAACACATTCACATATTTTGCCTCTGACCATGGAGGACAATTGGAGGCTCAAGAAGGAAAAACTCAGCTAGGTGGCTGGAATGGCATATATAAAG GTGGAAAAGGCAtgggaggctgggaaggaggcatCCGTGTGCCAGGGATACTTAGGTGGCCAGGAGTCTTTCCTGCTGACACAGTTATTGATGAACCTACAAGCCTTATGGACATTTATCCCACAGTGGCTCACCTGGGTGGAGGGATTGTgccccaggacag GGTAGTTGATGGCCGGAACCTGATGCCTTTACTACAAGGAAAAGTTCAACAGTCAGAGCACGAGTTCATGTTTCACTACTGTGGGTCATACTTACACGCGGTGCGATGGCACCAAAAGGACA atggtgcacTGTGGAAGGCTCATTATGTGACCCCAATATTCCATCCAGAGGGTGCTGGAGCGTGTTATGGAAGAGGAATTTGCCCATGTTTTGGGGAAGGCGTAACCCATCATGACCCCCCTTTACTCTTTGATCTCTCAAGAGACCCGTCTGAGGCCAAACCTCTATCACCTCACACTGAGCCCCTGTTTGACACAGTAATAAGCAGAATAGCAAGAACTGTTCAGGAACATCGCCAGACGCTGACTCCAGTCCCACAGCAGCTCTCTTTGTATAACATTATAtggaagccctggctgcagccgtgCTGTGGGACATTCCCGTTTTGCTGGTGTGATAAAGAAGGTGACAGTGCCCACCCTGCTCTGTAA